The following coding sequences are from one Heptranchias perlo isolate sHepPer1 chromosome 13, sHepPer1.hap1, whole genome shotgun sequence window:
- the LOC137330998 gene encoding sarcoplasmic/endoplasmic reticulum calcium ATPase regulator DWORF-like — MEQLDQRYIVPALLLMGWIVGCALAVYFVFS, encoded by the exons ATGGAACAACTCG ACCAGCGTTACATTGTTCCTGCTCTTCTCCTGATGGGTTGGATCGTGGGTTGTGCTCTGGCTGTTTACTTTGTCTTTTCCTGA